Within the Rhizobium grahamii genome, the region TTCTCGTCAACAATTTCACTCTGCTGGCCATCGTCTCCATAGCGATGACGCTCGCGGTTTCCGCCGGCGGGATCGACCTCTCGGTCGGCACCGCGGTTGATTTCGCAAGCTTCGCCTTCGTGTCGCTGGTCCTTGCCGGAAAGCCCGTCGTGCTGGCGCTGCTTGCCGCACTTCTGGCCGGTGCCCTGGTCGGAGCCTTCAACGCGATCCTCATCTCCGCGATCGGCGTCTCGCCATTCCTGGCAACGCTCGGTACGCTCTTTATCGGCCGCAGCATCCAGCAGCTGCTGACGAATGGCGGCAACCCGGTCTATCTGCCACCAACAGGCGTTCCGGATGCCTTTCGCTTCGTCGGCCATGGAACGATTGCCGGCATCCCTGTTCCGCTACTGATCTCAGCGGCGGTCATCGCGGGCGCCGCCATCTTGTTCGCGTTCACGCGCTTTGGGCGGGTCGTGCTTTCGATCGGCATCCAGCCGAGTGTCGTACGCTATTCAGGCATCGGTCTCGGCCGGCATGTCGCTGTGACCTTCATCCTTGCAGGCGTGGTCGCAGCAATCGCCGGGATCATCCTGACATCGACGGTCACGGTCTACATCCCCTCCTCAGGCAACGCGTTCCTGCTGAACGCCATCGGCGCAACCTTCATCGGCACGACCTTCTCGCCGCTCGGGCGCCCGAATGTCGCCGGAACCGTGCTTGGCGTTCTGCTGCTCGGCATCGTTGCCAACGGGCTGCTTCTGACCGGCCTGAATTTCTACTGGCAGCAGGTCGGTACCGGCAGCCTCATCTTCGCAGTGCTGGCCTTCAGCTTCATCAACAGGAAAGCAGTCGGCGCCTGAGCCGACGCAACCCGGACAATCCAGGAACTATGACATGAGCCGAGAAATCAGGCTGAACGCCTTCGATATGAACTGCGTCGGACACCAGTCGCCCGGCCTCTGGCGCCACCCGCGCGACAAATCCTGGACCTACAAGGATCTCGACTACTGGGTGCATCTTGCCAAAACGCTCGAACGCGGCAAATTCGACGGGCTCTTCATCGCCGACGTGTTGGGCGTCTACGACGTGCTGAACGGCAATGTCGATGCCGCCCTTCGCCATTCGGCTCAGGTGCCGGTCAACGACCCGCTGCAGCTCATTCCCACCATGGCCTACGAGACCGAGCATCTCGGCTTCGGCCTGACGGCTTCGCTCTCCTTCGAGCACCCCTATACCTTCGCCCGCAGGATCTCGACGCTCGACCATCTGACCAAGGGCCGGGTTGGCTGGAACATCGTCACCTCCTATCTGAACAGCGGCGCCCTCAATGTCGGCCAGCCGGCGCAGACGGGACACGACGATCGCTACGACCTCGCCGATGAATATCTCGAAGTCTGCTACAAGCTGTGGGAAGGAAGCTGGGAGGACGACGCCGTCGTCCGCGACCGCCAGAAGGGCGTTTTCACCGATCCGCGGAAAGTGCACCCCATCCGCCACTCGGGCAAGCATTTCAGCGTGCCCGGCATCCACCTCAGCGAACCTTCGCCGCAACGCACGCCGGTTCTTTATCAGGCCGGCGCCTCGAGCCGAGGCAAGGACTTTGCCGGCGCCCATGCCGAGTGCATCTTCGTGGCCGCGCCGTCGAAGCCGGTCCTCAAGCGCTACGTCGCGAATGTCCGGCAGGCCGCCGAGCGGTCCGGTCGCAACCCGCGCGAAATCCTCGCCTTCAACCTGCAGACAGTCATCCTCGGTGAGACGGATGCCGAAGCGCAGCGCAAGTTCAACGAATACCGCCAATACGCCTCGTTCGAAGGCGCGTTGACGCTGATCTCCGGCTGGACGGGCATCGACTTCGGCCAGTTCGGCCCGGATGAGGTGCTGCGCCACCGCCATACCAACGCCGTGCAGTCAGCCGTCGAGACCTTCACAACGATCGATCCCGACAAGGAATGGACTGTGCGCGAAATGGCGGACTGGGTCGGCGTCGGCGGCTTCGGACCTGTCTTCGTCGGCTCGCCCTCTACGGTCGCGGACCTGATGCAGGA harbors:
- a CDS encoding ABC transporter permease, producing MSASITSGRPLANLSRYGLILALIAVFSIFSAAAPTFLTPGNLQSILVNNFTLLAIVSIAMTLAVSAGGIDLSVGTAVDFASFAFVSLVLAGKPVVLALLAALLAGALVGAFNAILISAIGVSPFLATLGTLFIGRSIQQLLTNGGNPVYLPPTGVPDAFRFVGHGTIAGIPVPLLISAAVIAGAAILFAFTRFGRVVLSIGIQPSVVRYSGIGLGRHVAVTFILAGVVAAIAGIILTSTVTVYIPSSGNAFLLNAIGATFIGTTFSPLGRPNVAGTVLGVLLLGIVANGLLLTGLNFYWQQVGTGSLIFAVLAFSFINRKAVGA
- a CDS encoding LLM class flavin-dependent oxidoreductase, translated to MSREIRLNAFDMNCVGHQSPGLWRHPRDKSWTYKDLDYWVHLAKTLERGKFDGLFIADVLGVYDVLNGNVDAALRHSAQVPVNDPLQLIPTMAYETEHLGFGLTASLSFEHPYTFARRISTLDHLTKGRVGWNIVTSYLNSGALNVGQPAQTGHDDRYDLADEYLEVCYKLWEGSWEDDAVVRDRQKGVFTDPRKVHPIRHSGKHFSVPGIHLSEPSPQRTPVLYQAGASSRGKDFAGAHAECIFVAAPSKPVLKRYVANVRQAAERSGRNPREILAFNLQTVILGETDAEAQRKFNEYRQYASFEGALTLISGWTGIDFGQFGPDEVLRHRHTNAVQSAVETFTTIDPDKEWTVREMADWVGVGGFGPVFVGSPSTVADLMQEWVEDTDVDGFNLAYAVTPESFEDAVDLLVPELQKRGVYKTEYRQGTLREKLGGQGPRLQAPHPGAGYRVLGEASRKIAI